In Leptospira perdikensis, a single genomic region encodes these proteins:
- the grpE gene encoding nucleotide exchange factor GrpE: MAEETNQSVDEQTVVVEEGQAMSDEAIEQAVEGAEKELDNAKKEIETLKDSWLRERAEFQNYKRRTANDLLNARKESIKKFAEGLTGALDNLERVSNVPNQTPEVVAFVEGIKMVQKEFYSVLEKEGIKRLDPKGMAFDPMLMEAIASEESAEFTEETVVETYQAGYYHEEGENKQSIRPARVKVGKPQS; encoded by the coding sequence ATGGCAGAAGAAACAAACCAATCCGTGGATGAACAAACTGTGGTAGTCGAAGAAGGACAGGCCATGTCGGATGAAGCCATTGAACAAGCAGTAGAAGGTGCCGAGAAAGAACTCGATAACGCTAAAAAGGAAATCGAGACGTTAAAAGATTCTTGGTTAAGAGAACGTGCGGAGTTTCAAAACTACAAACGTAGAACTGCAAACGACTTGTTAAATGCAAGAAAAGAATCCATCAAGAAGTTCGCAGAAGGCCTAACAGGTGCTTTGGACAACTTAGAACGAGTTTCTAATGTTCCGAACCAAACTCCGGAAGTAGTCGCTTTCGTTGAAGGGATCAAGATGGTTCAAAAGGAATTTTATTCCGTATTGGAAAAAGAAGGAATCAAACGTTTAGATCCGAAAGGAATGGCGTTTGATCCTATGCTTATGGAAGCAATTGCTTCTGAGGAAAGTGCAGAGTTTACAGAAGAGACTGTTGTGGAAACTTACCAAGCTGGTTATTACCATGAAGAAGGTGAAAACAAACAATCTATTCGCCCTGCACGTGTGAAAGTGGGAAAACCACAAAGTTAA
- the dnaJ gene encoding molecular chaperone DnaJ yields MSDRGYYEVLGVSKGASDDEIKSAYRKLAIKYHPDKNKGDKEAEEKFKEATEAYEVLRDAQKRAAYDQFGKAGVNAGAGGGYGAGAYTDFSDIFGDFGDIFSEFFGGGGGGGSRGGGRRSGPQRGSDLRYNLEVSLEDAALGKEYKIEIPRLETCVDCSGSGASKGSSPTVCPDCSGTGQVRRTQGFFSVTTTCPRCKGKGKVISNPCKTCKGEGLTEKRRTIHIKIPAGVESGSRLKVSGEGESGPNGGPSGDLYVVTHIKKHPTFERQGNDLIVQKTISLSMACLGGEIEVPSIDGKTIQLKIPEGTESGQIFRLKGHGIPYLGSYGKGDQHVIIKVEIPKKLSKKQRELMEEFARESGEKVGSGGKSKLFFR; encoded by the coding sequence ATGAGCGACCGTGGTTACTACGAAGTATTAGGCGTTTCGAAAGGTGCCTCTGATGATGAGATCAAGAGCGCCTATCGTAAGTTAGCCATTAAATATCACCCTGATAAAAATAAGGGTGATAAAGAAGCGGAAGAAAAATTCAAAGAGGCAACCGAAGCCTACGAAGTGTTACGTGACGCACAAAAACGTGCAGCTTATGATCAGTTCGGCAAAGCAGGTGTAAACGCTGGAGCCGGCGGAGGATACGGAGCAGGAGCTTATACAGACTTCTCCGATATCTTTGGTGACTTTGGCGACATCTTCAGTGAATTTTTCGGAGGCGGAGGTGGTGGCGGTAGCCGCGGTGGTGGAAGAAGGTCCGGTCCTCAAAGGGGATCGGATCTACGTTATAATTTAGAAGTTAGTTTAGAAGACGCAGCTCTTGGAAAAGAATATAAAATAGAAATTCCACGACTGGAAACTTGTGTGGATTGTTCTGGATCGGGAGCCTCCAAAGGATCTTCACCTACCGTGTGTCCTGATTGTTCGGGAACAGGCCAGGTGCGAAGGACCCAAGGATTTTTTAGTGTGACTACCACTTGCCCTCGTTGTAAAGGAAAAGGAAAAGTCATTTCCAATCCTTGTAAAACTTGTAAGGGTGAGGGACTAACAGAGAAAAGACGAACCATTCATATTAAAATTCCTGCAGGTGTTGAATCTGGTAGCCGACTCAAAGTTTCTGGTGAAGGTGAGTCTGGCCCGAACGGTGGCCCAAGTGGAGATTTGTATGTGGTCACACATATCAAAAAACATCCAACTTTTGAACGCCAAGGAAACGATTTAATTGTTCAAAAAACAATTTCTTTGTCCATGGCTTGCCTTGGTGGTGAGATTGAAGTGCCTTCCATCGACGGAAAAACCATCCAACTTAAAATTCCAGAAGGAACGGAAAGTGGACAAATCTTCCGATTGAAAGGACATGGAATCCCATATCTTGGTTCTTATGGCAAAGGGGATCAACACGTGATCATTAAAGTAGAAATTCCTAAGAAACTTTCTAAAAAACAGAGAGAACTTATGGAAGAATTTGCCCGTGAGTCCGGCGAAAAGGTCGGCAGTGGCGGAAAATCTAAGTTGTTTTTCCGCTGA
- a CDS encoding Gfo/Idh/MocA family protein gives MDKKVRLGVIGTGHMGQYHVNVAKQLSDAELIGIFDANLERATQIAEKHKTKAFPTVEELLKETDAIVIAAPTFLHHKIAKQALTEKKHVLVEKPISQTVEEAKELVTLAKQNNLILQVGHVERFNGAVLELGKIAEHPLLIESRRIAPYNSRITDVGVVLDMMIHDIDIVLNLVKSEVKEVKAVGSSVVSNHEDIASVVLTFANGCVASLNASRASQAKIRTLNISQKDSYVFLDFTNQEIELHRQASSTTQLGSGEIKYRQESIVEKIFVHKDNPLKQEHEHFVKCIKGESEPMVKGDSDIKTLEVAYKILEEIHGKK, from the coding sequence ATGGATAAAAAAGTCCGACTCGGAGTCATTGGTACTGGTCATATGGGCCAATACCACGTAAACGTTGCTAAACAGCTTTCTGATGCTGAACTCATCGGAATATTTGATGCCAACTTGGAACGCGCCACTCAAATTGCTGAAAAACACAAAACAAAAGCGTTTCCTACGGTGGAAGAATTGTTGAAGGAAACAGATGCTATCGTCATTGCAGCACCAACGTTCCTTCATCATAAAATCGCAAAACAAGCATTAACTGAAAAGAAACATGTTTTGGTAGAAAAACCTATTTCGCAAACTGTCGAAGAAGCTAAAGAACTTGTAACTTTAGCAAAACAAAACAATTTAATTTTGCAAGTTGGACACGTGGAAAGATTTAATGGAGCTGTTTTGGAACTCGGAAAAATTGCCGAACATCCACTCCTCATCGAATCTAGAAGGATAGCACCTTACAACAGTCGTATCACTGACGTTGGTGTTGTTTTGGATATGATGATCCACGACATTGATATTGTTTTGAACTTGGTAAAGTCTGAAGTGAAAGAAGTGAAAGCTGTTGGATCTTCCGTTGTTTCCAATCACGAAGATATTGCTAGTGTAGTTCTTACTTTTGCAAATGGGTGTGTTGCATCACTCAATGCTTCTCGTGCTTCACAAGCAAAAATTAGAACACTCAATATCTCTCAAAAAGATTCATATGTATTTTTAGATTTTACAAACCAAGAAATTGAGTTACATAGACAAGCAAGTTCTACAACTCAACTCGGTAGTGGTGAAATCAAATACCGACAAGAATCCATCGTAGAAAAAATCTTTGTTCACAAAGACAATCCTCTCAAACAGGAACATGAACACTTTGTTAAATGTATTAAAGGAGAATCCGAACCAATGGTGAAGGGTGATTCCGATATTAAAACATTAGAAGTTGCTTACAAAATCCTGGAAGAAATTCACGGCAAAAAATAA
- the dnaK gene encoding molecular chaperone DnaK: protein MSKEKIIGIDLGTTNSCVAVMEGGDPVVIQNSEGARTTPSIVAFTAKGETIVGQFAKNQAITNAINTIRSAKRFIGRRFNEAGDESKMVSYKVIRAGNDGVKFETVSGEFTPQEIAARVLQKMKKTAEDFLGHEVKKAVVTVPAYFNDEQRQATKDAGRIAGLEVERIINEPTAAALAYGFDKKKTSAKIAVYDLGGGTFDVSILELGDGVFEVKSTNGDTHLGGDDFDNVVMQWMIDEFKKQTGIDISGDKNTVQRLKEAAEKAKIELSGTSSTQINLPFITADASGPKHLDMTLTKAKFDEITRSLVERTRIPCINALKDAGLSASEIDEVILVGGSIRIPAVQALVKEIFGKEPNKSVNPDEVVAVGAAIQGGVLAGDVTDVLLLDVTPLSLGIETLGGVMTKLIERNTTIPTRKSQVFSTAADSQTTVSVHVLQGEREMASANRTLGRFDLVGIPSAPRGVPQIEVTFDIDANGIVHVSAKDLGTGKEQKIRIESSSGLSEEEIKKMVKDAEAHAEEDKKLREAADTKNELEAIVYQLEKTIGESADKLDESEKQRAQDEIKRGREAMESGDVERMKASRDSIQEVAMQIGQKIYSQAGPEAGAPGADQAGAAGQGASESSAGGEKVVDADYTVVDEDKK, encoded by the coding sequence ATGTCTAAGGAAAAAATTATCGGTATCGATTTAGGAACCACTAACTCTTGTGTGGCGGTTATGGAAGGTGGAGACCCTGTTGTCATTCAAAACTCAGAAGGGGCAAGAACCACTCCTTCGATTGTTGCCTTTACCGCAAAGGGTGAAACCATTGTAGGTCAGTTCGCAAAGAACCAGGCAATTACGAATGCAATCAATACAATCCGATCTGCGAAACGTTTTATCGGTCGTCGTTTTAACGAAGCTGGTGACGAATCAAAGATGGTATCTTACAAAGTGATCCGTGCTGGAAATGACGGTGTCAAATTTGAAACCGTTTCTGGTGAATTCACTCCACAAGAGATTGCGGCTCGTGTTCTTCAAAAAATGAAGAAAACAGCGGAAGACTTTCTTGGCCATGAAGTAAAAAAAGCAGTGGTGACTGTTCCGGCTTACTTCAATGACGAACAAAGACAAGCAACAAAAGATGCAGGACGAATTGCAGGCCTTGAAGTGGAACGTATCATCAACGAACCAACAGCAGCAGCGCTTGCTTATGGTTTTGATAAGAAAAAAACTAGCGCAAAGATCGCCGTATATGACTTAGGTGGTGGAACTTTTGACGTTTCCATTCTCGAACTTGGTGATGGCGTATTCGAAGTAAAATCCACAAATGGGGACACTCATCTTGGTGGTGACGACTTTGATAACGTGGTTATGCAGTGGATGATCGACGAATTCAAAAAACAAACAGGAATTGATATTTCTGGAGATAAAAACACAGTACAACGTTTGAAAGAAGCTGCTGAAAAAGCTAAAATCGAGTTGTCTGGAACATCTTCCACTCAAATCAACCTTCCATTCATCACAGCAGATGCTTCTGGTCCAAAACACTTGGATATGACACTCACCAAAGCAAAGTTTGATGAAATTACAAGATCACTTGTTGAAAGAACTCGTATTCCATGTATCAATGCATTAAAAGATGCAGGATTATCAGCGAGCGAAATCGATGAAGTTATCCTTGTGGGTGGATCGATTCGTATCCCTGCGGTGCAAGCTCTTGTAAAAGAAATTTTTGGTAAAGAACCAAATAAATCTGTAAACCCTGATGAAGTGGTAGCTGTTGGTGCTGCAATCCAAGGGGGAGTTCTTGCAGGTGATGTAACAGATGTATTGTTACTCGATGTAACTCCACTATCTCTTGGTATTGAAACTCTCGGTGGAGTGATGACAAAACTCATCGAAAGAAATACAACCATTCCTACAAGAAAATCTCAAGTGTTCTCTACTGCTGCAGATAGCCAAACAACAGTTTCGGTTCATGTATTACAAGGGGAACGTGAGATGGCTAGTGCCAATAGAACACTTGGTCGTTTTGACTTAGTGGGAATTCCATCAGCACCAAGAGGAGTACCTCAAATCGAAGTAACATTTGATATCGACGCAAACGGTATTGTTCATGTATCTGCGAAAGATTTAGGAACAGGAAAAGAACAAAAGATTCGTATTGAATCTTCTTCCGGATTGTCTGAAGAAGAAATCAAAAAGATGGTAAAAGATGCAGAAGCACACGCAGAAGAAGATAAAAAACTTCGCGAAGCCGCTGATACTAAAAACGAATTGGAAGCAATTGTTTACCAATTAGAAAAAACCATCGGTGAATCAGCTGACAAACTCGACGAATCAGAAAAACAAAGAGCTCAGGACGAAATCAAACGCGGCCGTGAAGCAATGGAATCTGGTGACGTAGAAAGAATGAAAGCTTCTCGTGATTCTATCCAAGAAGTCGCAATGCAAATTGGACAAAAGATTTATTCGCAAGCTGGTCCTGAAGCAGGAGCTCCGGGTGCAGACCAAGCAGGTGCTGCTGGTCAAGGTGCAAGTGAATCTTCTGCCGGTGGCGAAAAGGTCGTTGATGCGGATTACACCGTAGTTGATGAAGATAAAAAATAA